Proteins encoded by one window of Cyprinus carpio isolate SPL01 chromosome B6, ASM1834038v1, whole genome shotgun sequence:
- the LOC109091369 gene encoding fibronectin type III domain-containing protein 9-like: MTITIQNITATSAIVSWPSSPGCVDTFYSIMYHPNWNSLLMGYTRKSFLREDRVPVSQTSTSLGNLSPQTTYILCVTCQSANPTREQCQVFSTLDEGNELGESGRELAMGVWLASSILLLIIAVALLWGCLHTMCPAKRDPERGSQSGPNPPHLALTPMGGNMGSEGRKSLYTPGFGGEDSQDATVIENPFRAEHGREMAKWQGCELRTPTNKQRFGPGSE; encoded by the coding sequence ATGACTATCACCATTCAGAACATCACAGCCACCTCTGCCATTGTGAGCTGGCCGTCATCTCCAGGCTGCGTGGACACGTTCTACAGCATCATGTATCACCCTAACTGGAACAGCCTGCTGATGGGTTACACACGCAAGAGCTTCCTGCGGGAGGACAGGGTTCCCGTGAGCCAGACGTCCACCAGTCTGGGCAACCTCAGTCCACAGACCACTTACATCCTCTGCGTCACCTGCCAGTCCGCCAACCCCACCAGAGAGCAGTGCCAGGTCTTCAGTACCCTAGATGAGGGCAATGAGCTCGGAGAGAGCGGCAGGGAGCTGGCGATGGGCGTCTGGCTGGCCAGCAGCATCCTGTTGCTGATCATTGCTGTGGCTCTGCTTTGGGGATGTCTGCACACCATGTGTCCAGCCAAGAGGGACCCAGAAAGAGGCAGCCAGTCAGGTCCGAACCCTCCACACCTGGCTCTGACCCCCATGGGTGGGAACATGGGAAGCGAAGGAAGAAAAAGTCTGTACACACCCGGCTTTGGCGGGGAAGACTCTCAGGACGCAACAGTGATTGAGAATCCTTTCCGAGCCGAGCATGGTAGAGAAATGGCGAAGTGGCAGGGTTGTGAACTTCGAACACCAACTAATAAACAGAGATTTGGCCCTGGGTCAGAATAA